ATATAGGTGTCAATTCTCCTTAGTTTCGTCTTTAAGGGCCTTTTCCTATCCAAGTTTCACCCGAAAGATTGGTTTAGTCCTTATTTTTTGGCAAAACCTTGTTTGTTCAAATAGGCCATCATTTGCGGTTGAATACTTCTCTCGAGGTGATCCTGGATATGGTCACTCCATCCTTTTACTTTTTTTACGGTGAAAGGAGCTCTCGTCGGACGATTTTCATAATACTTCAGCATGGTCTCATCATAAATTGCTAATTTCTCTTGATCCATTGGTTGGTATTGATTATCAAGCAATACCATGGATTGAGGGAGCCGAGGTTTCAGTTCCGGCTTATCTCCAGCTGGATTACCGATACATAATCCCACCAGAGGGATAACATATTTCGGTAAATTCAATACGCCAGATAGTTCGCTAATATTGGCTCTGACCCCACCAATGAAAACTCCGCCAAGTCCCAGCGATTCAGCCGCGGTTAACGCATTTTGTGCCATCAGGCCAGCATCGAATGAACCAATCAACAGAAATTCAATATATTCAATATCCACATCCGGAGCGATTTCATGATTTCGGTTGAAATCAGCACAGAAGATCCAGAATTCTGCCGCTTCTTCAATATAGGGTTGATCGACACACAGATGTCTGAGTTTTTTTCGAAGTACTGGATCTGTGATGCGTATAATGGATACCGCCTGCAGAAGACTGAACGATGAAGTTTGATTTGCTGCCTGAAATATTGCATCTATTTGTTCCTCAGTTAGGGGTTGAGATGTGTAAGAACGAAACGATGTATGGTTATGAAGCAATTCGAGTGTGTTATTCATTAAAAAGCTCTCCTTTATTCGTTGATTCCATTTTCCTGCAATCCGTATTCGTAAGGAACACCCATATTCTCGCGTAGTGTTTTTCCTTCATATTCCTTATGGAACAAACCGCGTTCCTGCAAGATAGGTACTACCTGATTCACAAAATCTGCAACGCCATCAAAAGTACATCGGGCACAACTGAGAATCCGTCACATGCT
The nucleotide sequence above comes from Paenibacillus sp. W2I17. Encoded proteins:
- the nfsA gene encoding oxygen-insensitive NADPH nitroreductase; its protein translation is MNNTLELLHNHTSFRSYTSQPLTEEQIDAIFQAANQTSSFSLLQAVSIIRITDPVLRKKLRHLCVDQPYIEEAAEFWIFCADFNRNHEIAPDVDIEYIEFLLIGSFDAGLMAQNALTAAESLGLGGVFIGGVRANISELSGVLNLPKYVIPLVGLCIGNPAGDKPELKPRLPQSMVLLDNQYQPMDQEKLAIYDETMLKYYENRPTRAPFTVKKVKGWSDHIQDHLERSIQPQMMAYLNKQGFAKK